GCCGGGCCTCGTCCGTGGACCGGGACGGGGCCAGCCGAGGAACCTCTCGGCGTCCCCACGACGACGCCCGAGCGGGAGTTCGCGGCGCGGGTGCCCCCGGTCCCGCCTCCACCGCCTCCACCCCTGCCGGCGACGCACCGCGTGGTGTTCATCGACGTCGAGAACACGGCCCGGACCGAGCACATGGCGCGCGTCATCGAGCACCTGGGGCTCGTCCGGATCGGTCCGGACATTCAGCTGGTCGCGGTCGGGAACTGGCGCGTCATCGGACAGGAGACGGCGCGGCTCCTGGCGTCGCGAGGCGCCCAGCTCGTCCACAGCGCCCCCTCCGTCGGCGTCCGCGACTGGACCGACCTCCGCATCGCGGTCAGCGCCGGGGTGTGGCTCGCCGGCGCCCGTGCCGGCGACACCCTGGAGATCGTCTCCGACGATCGCGCCTTCGACGCCGTGGGCGATGTGGCCGCCGCGCTCGGCATCGGCTTCCGCCGCCTCTCCTATCGGATCCTCGTCGGGACCCGGGCCAAGCCCACCCCCGAACCGGCGGCGCGCGGAGAAGCGGCGCGCGGGGACCGGTCGCGGCGCCCGCGCCGGCCCCCGCGCGCCCGGGAAGCCGCGCCAGCTCCGGAGGCGGCGTCGCCGACCGCCCACACCGCGCCGCACGACGAGCTCGTGGACATCGTGCGCGAGCTCGCCGAGGCCGCCCCGGGCCGGTCCGTGCTCATCGACACGCTCGCCCGCACGCTGAAGGCGCGTGGATACGGCCGGACGCCGGGCTCCCCGCGCCTGATCACCCGGCTCCGCCGGATCAAGGAGGTCTCGGTCAGTCCGGACGGCATGGTGACGCTGGTCGAGCCTGGAGAGAAGCCGGGGCCGGAGGCCGCGGTGGCGGCCTCGGCGGGGCGCCGCCGTCGGCGCGCTCCCTGGCGGGGCCGCCGCCGGCCCAGCCGATCCCCGGCCAGCACGGGAGGATGAGGAGCCCCGGCGCCGCCCCGGGGCGTGCGTCAAGGCGTTGCGGGCCGCCGGGAATGGTGAGCGGCGCCGGCGGTGTGGGCGAGCGCCTCGATCCGGTGGCGCGACAGCCCCCCGTCGTCTATGCTGGCGGGGCCATGGGAGACACGCCCTTCGCCCGCCTGTTCAGCCCGGTCAAGCTCGGCCACCTCACCGCCCGGAACCGGATCGTCAGCACGCCGCACGGGGCGGCTTTCGGCGAGAAGGGGGGCATCACCGACCGCTACGTCCGCTACCACGAGGAGAAAGCGAAGGGTGGCTGCGGCGTCGTGATGATGTTCGGCTCCTCGAGCGTCCACCCCACCTCGGTGAACGACTGGGGCGAGGTGAACAACTGGGACGACGGCGTCATCCCCCAGTTCCAGACGATGAGCGAGGCGATCCATCGCCACGGCGCCCTCTGCCTCTCCCAGATCTCGCACCGCGGCCGGCGTGGCCACTCGTGGTACTCCGGAGTGCCGCTCTGGGCCCCCTCCGACACCCGCGAGGAGCGGCACCGCGAGTGGCCCCACGTCATGACCCGGCGGGAGATCCGGGAGGTGATCGACGCCTGGGCGGCCGCGGCCGTGCGGCTCAAGCGGGGCGGCTTCGACGGCTGTGACCTGCCGTTCTACGGGGGGCATCTCGTCGAGAACTTCCTCTCGCCCCTCTCCAACACCCGGACCGACGAGTACGGGGGCACGTTCGACAACCGACTGCGCCTGGCGCTGGAGGTCGTCCGAGCCGTCCGGGAGGCGGTCGGGCGGGACTTCGTCGTGGGCATCCGCCACACCGGAGACCAGCTCGTCCCCGGCGGCCTCACGCGCGAGGACCAGCTGGAGGTCGCGCGGCGCATCGACGCGCTCGGCATGGTCGACTACTTCATGGTGAGCGGCTCCAGCACGGAGACGCTCCGCTACGAAGCGATGGTCACGCCCTCGCTCTATCACCCGCGAGGCCTCTACAACGAGCTGGCCGCCGGCACGCGCCGGGTGGTCCGCGTTCCCGTCATCGTCTCGGGTCGCATCATCACGCCCGAGCAGGCCGAGGCGGCCCTCGCCAGCGGGATCTGCGACCTGGTCGGCATGGCGCGGTCGCTGATCGCCGATCCCGAGCTGCCGCGAAAGGCGGCGGAGGGGCGGCTCGACGACATTCGGATGTGCGTCGGAGCCAGCGAGGGGTGCATCGGCCGTCTGCGCCAGGGCAAGGCGATCACCTGCGTCCAGAACCCGATGATCGGTCGCGAGGCGGAGCTCGCCGAGATCCGCCCGGCGGCTCGCGCCAAGCGGGTCGTGGTGGTCGGCGGGGGCGTGGGCGGCCTGGAGGCGGCTCGGGTCGCGGCGCTCCGGGGTCACCGGGTCCTCCTGTTCGAGGCGACGTCGGCGCTGGGCGGTCAGGTCCTGGCCGCGGCGGGCGCTCCGAAGCGCGAGGATTACGCGGGGATCGCCGCCTGGCTCGCCCGGCAGGTCGAGAAGCTCGGCGTCGAGGTCCGGCTGGGGACATCGGCCACCGCGGCGGGCGTGCTGGCCGAGGCGCCGGACGCGGTGATCGTGGCCACCGGGGCCACCCCGCGGGTGCCCGACATCCCGGGGGCCCACCTGGCCCACGTCGTCTCGCCGGTGGACGTCCTGCTCGGTCGGGTCACGCCCGGCCGACGCTCCGTCGTCGTGGACGAAGACGGCCACTTCGCCGGACCGACGACCGCGGACTTCCTGGCCAGCCGCGGGGGTCAGGTCACGATCGTCTGCCGCTACTTCATGGTCGGCGAGGACATCGACGAGGGTCTGCGCGCCGACCTCTATGCCCGCCTCTACGGCCAGGGCGTGACGCTGCTCCCGCTGACCGTGGCCGTGGAGATCCTCCCCGAGGCGGTCCGGGTCCGGCACACCTTCTCGGCTGCCGAGACGGAGCTGGAGGCCCAGACGGTGGTCCTCGCGTTCGGCGGCAAGGCCGACGATGCGCTCTTCCACGAGCTGGCCGGGCAGGTGCCCGAGCTGCGGCTCGTCGGCGATGCCTACTCGCCCCGCCGGATCCACGACGCGATCCTGGACGGCACCCGGGCGGCCCGGGCCATCTGAGACGTCGTGACGGCGCCGTCGACCGCCAGCGTCGTCGTCATCGGGGGCGGTGTGGTCGGCTGCAGCATCGCCTACCACCTCGCCCGGCGCGGCCTGCGCGACGTGGTCGTGCTGGAGCGAGAGACGGTGGGGTCGGGGACGACCAGCAAGGCGGCCGGCGGCGTCCGCGCCCAGTTCCCGACCGAGACCGAGATCCGCTTCTCGCTGGAGAGCCGGCGCGTCTTCGAGACGTTCAAGGACGAGTTCGGCGTCGATCCGAGCTACAAGCAGATCGGCTACCTCTTCCTGGTCGCCGACGAGGCCGACCTGGCGGGATTCCGCGACCGCA
The sequence above is a segment of the Candidatus Methylomirabilota bacterium genome. Coding sequences within it:
- a CDS encoding FAD-dependent oxidoreductase → MVSGAGGVGERLDPVARQPPVVYAGGAMGDTPFARLFSPVKLGHLTARNRIVSTPHGAAFGEKGGITDRYVRYHEEKAKGGCGVVMMFGSSSVHPTSVNDWGEVNNWDDGVIPQFQTMSEAIHRHGALCLSQISHRGRRGHSWYSGVPLWAPSDTREERHREWPHVMTRREIREVIDAWAAAAVRLKRGGFDGCDLPFYGGHLVENFLSPLSNTRTDEYGGTFDNRLRLALEVVRAVREAVGRDFVVGIRHTGDQLVPGGLTREDQLEVARRIDALGMVDYFMVSGSSTETLRYEAMVTPSLYHPRGLYNELAAGTRRVVRVPVIVSGRIITPEQAEAALASGICDLVGMARSLIADPELPRKAAEGRLDDIRMCVGASEGCIGRLRQGKAITCVQNPMIGREAELAEIRPAARAKRVVVVGGGVGGLEAARVAALRGHRVLLFEATSALGGQVLAAAGAPKREDYAGIAAWLARQVEKLGVEVRLGTSATAAGVLAEAPDAVIVATGATPRVPDIPGAHLAHVVSPVDVLLGRVTPGRRSVVVDEDGHFAGPTTADFLASRGGQVTIVCRYFMVGEDIDEGLRADLYARLYGQGVTLLPLTVAVEILPEAVRVRHTFSAAETELEAQTVVLAFGGKADDALFHELAGQVPELRLVGDAYSPRRIHDAILDGTRAARAI